From Cellulomonas fimi ATCC 484, a single genomic window includes:
- a CDS encoding GNAT family N-acetyltransferase gives MTGPVGWRVAVADADRWEDVRTVLASRADGARCWCQRYRMAPRETWAGVGAEALEARLRAQVADVSGPATAVGLVGYLHDDPVGWCAVAPRRDHDRLLLRTRVPWEGRDEDRQDPGVWAVTCFVTRAGYGREGVATALAAAAVDVARRAGARAVEAYPMTTTAALPVELHPGTVAMFVAAGMREVRRSGRRAVVRLDL, from the coding sequence ATGACCGGACCCGTGGGGTGGCGCGTCGCCGTGGCCGACGCCGACCGCTGGGAGGACGTGCGCACCGTGCTGGCGTCGCGCGCCGACGGTGCGCGGTGCTGGTGCCAGCGGTACCGGATGGCACCGCGGGAGACGTGGGCCGGGGTCGGCGCCGAGGCGCTCGAGGCGCGGCTGCGCGCGCAGGTCGCGGACGTCAGCGGGCCGGCCACGGCCGTCGGCCTCGTCGGGTACCTGCACGACGACCCCGTCGGCTGGTGCGCCGTCGCGCCCCGACGGGACCACGACCGGCTGCTGCTGCGTACCCGCGTGCCGTGGGAGGGGCGCGACGAGGACCGCCAGGATCCCGGCGTGTGGGCGGTGACGTGCTTCGTCACGCGGGCCGGGTACGGGCGCGAGGGCGTGGCGACGGCCCTCGCCGCGGCCGCGGTCGACGTCGCCCGGCGTGCGGGGGCGCGGGCCGTCGAGGCGTACCCGATGACGACGACCGCCGCGCTGCCGGTCGAGCTGCATCCCGGGACCGTCGCCATGTTCGTGGCCGCGGGGATGCGCGAGGTGCGCCGGTCCGGTCGCCGGGCGGTGGTCCGCCTCGACCTCTGA
- a CDS encoding matrixin family metalloprotease — translation MTPDEPVTPGRPATLPTSPTGRTPQWVVDEHRRRHEVPSDGAAGDATADHLAAGPAHREVPVVDDPAAPRPGVDGHAAGRPAVDLPATAAAVRASGPPEDDANALLSDAWVDRTRATRSPGRAVRASRSPGRPTAWPPRRRPWLTRLVVVTVLAALVATFGPHSLDETRDLVGRVTSARLEVRDGAVTLGVHGDALPPAGVDLAAERLAPVPPLREVSRAHAFLQTQPGGTAPVSFDPCRPVHYVVRPDGAPAGGAALVDEAVQRLSAATGLVFVDDGETDEGPSDDRSAYQPDRYGERWAPVLVTWSDETEDPRLAGSVAGVGGPVTTVVGDHPRVTVSGSVSLDAAGITEILATPDGTAIARSVVVHELAHVVGLAHVDDPTQLMAPRSDPGVTELQAGDLTGLALAGAGACAPWL, via the coding sequence GTGACTCCAGACGAGCCGGTGACGCCCGGGCGACCCGCGACCCTGCCGACGTCACCGACCGGCCGCACGCCGCAGTGGGTCGTGGACGAGCACCGGCGCCGGCACGAGGTGCCGAGCGACGGCGCCGCCGGCGACGCGACCGCCGACCACCTCGCGGCCGGACCGGCCCACCGCGAGGTGCCGGTGGTCGACGACCCGGCCGCCCCGCGCCCTGGCGTCGACGGTCACGCGGCCGGGCGCCCGGCGGTCGACCTCCCGGCGACCGCGGCGGCGGTGCGCGCGTCAGGACCCCCCGAGGACGACGCGAACGCGCTGCTGAGCGACGCGTGGGTGGACCGCACCCGGGCCACGCGCAGCCCCGGCCGGGCCGTGCGCGCGTCCCGGTCGCCCGGACGTCCGACGGCGTGGCCGCCGCGACGCCGGCCCTGGTTGACGCGGCTCGTCGTCGTGACCGTGCTCGCCGCGCTGGTCGCGACGTTCGGCCCGCACTCGCTCGACGAGACCCGGGACCTCGTGGGTCGGGTCACGAGCGCACGTCTCGAGGTGCGCGACGGTGCCGTGACGCTCGGGGTGCACGGGGACGCGCTGCCGCCCGCCGGTGTCGATCTCGCCGCCGAACGCCTCGCGCCCGTGCCGCCGCTGCGCGAGGTCAGCCGTGCGCACGCGTTCCTCCAGACGCAGCCCGGGGGGACGGCGCCCGTCTCGTTCGACCCGTGCCGACCCGTCCACTACGTCGTGCGTCCCGACGGCGCCCCGGCGGGCGGTGCGGCGCTCGTCGACGAGGCGGTCCAGCGGCTGTCCGCCGCGACCGGCCTGGTGTTCGTCGACGACGGCGAGACCGACGAGGGCCCGTCGGACGACCGCAGCGCCTACCAGCCCGACCGGTACGGCGAGCGCTGGGCGCCGGTGCTCGTCACCTGGTCCGACGAGACCGAGGACCCGCGGCTCGCGGGCTCGGTCGCGGGCGTCGGCGGGCCCGTGACGACCGTCGTCGGCGACCACCCGCGCGTCACGGTGTCGGGGTCGGTCTCGCTCGACGCGGCCGGGATCACCGAGATCCTCGCGACCCCCGACGGCACCGCGATCGCCCGCTCGGTGGTCGTGCACGAGCTCGCGCACGTCGTCGGGCTCGCGCACGTCGACGACCCGACGCAGCTCATGGCGCCGCGCTCCGACCCGGGCGTCACCGAGCTCCAGGCGGGCGACCTCACGGGCCTCGCGCTCGCCGGTGCGGGGGCCTGCGCGCCCTGGCTCTGA
- a CDS encoding alpha/beta fold hydrolase — MTTTTETRTLDVPGATLAYDVHGPLPTADGRPPVLVVGQPMEGPYFHKLASLLTGRTAVTYDPRGLGRSTRHDGGTTNDPVVQAEDLHALVGALGAGPVDLFGSSGGAITGLALVTAHPEDVRTLVAHEPPLLTVLPDAEAAAAAGRRVDEAYQRHGWGTGMATFIALASWKGEITDDVVREPVDPAQFGFPSDDDGRRDDALLSGVSAPVTAYRPDVDALAAAPTRIVLAVGEESRDLLTWRAPEALAARLGLELTVFPGDHGGFLDPANGYGGVPEAFAARLLEVLADGA; from the coding sequence ATGACCACCACCACGGAGACCCGCACCCTCGACGTCCCCGGTGCGACGCTCGCCTACGACGTGCACGGCCCCCTGCCGACCGCGGACGGCCGGCCGCCGGTGCTCGTCGTGGGTCAGCCCATGGAGGGCCCGTACTTCCACAAGCTCGCGTCGCTGCTGACCGGTCGCACCGCCGTCACGTACGACCCCCGCGGGCTCGGGCGCAGCACGCGGCACGACGGCGGGACGACGAACGACCCCGTCGTGCAGGCGGAGGACCTGCACGCGCTCGTCGGGGCGCTCGGCGCGGGGCCCGTCGACCTGTTCGGCTCGAGCGGCGGCGCGATCACGGGTCTCGCGCTCGTCACCGCGCACCCCGAGGACGTCCGCACGCTCGTCGCGCACGAGCCGCCGCTGCTCACGGTCCTGCCCGACGCCGAGGCGGCCGCCGCCGCGGGTCGCCGCGTCGACGAGGCGTACCAGCGGCACGGCTGGGGCACGGGCATGGCGACGTTCATCGCCCTCGCGTCGTGGAAGGGCGAGATCACGGACGACGTCGTCCGCGAGCCCGTCGACCCGGCGCAGTTCGGCTTCCCCAGCGACGACGACGGCCGCCGCGACGACGCGCTCCTGTCCGGCGTGTCCGCACCCGTCACGGCGTACCGCCCGGACGTCGACGCCCTCGCGGCCGCACCGACGCGGATCGTGCTGGCCGTCGGGGAGGAGAGCCGCGACCTGCTGACCTGGCGCGCGCCCGAGGCGCTCGCGGCACGGCTCGGCCTCGAGCTCACCGTGTTCCCCGGCGACCACGGCGGCTTCCTGGACCCGGCGAACGGGTACGGCGGCGTACCGGAGGCGTTCGCGGCGCGTCTGCTGGAGGTGCTCGCCGACGGCGCATGA
- a CDS encoding glutamate synthase subunit beta — MADPRGFLKTRERELPADRPVAVRILDWDEVHAHPRGDAAYLETLHRQAGRCMDCGVPFCHHACPLGNLMPEWNDLTWRGQWQDASDRLHLTNNFPEITGRLCPAPCEAACVLGINEPPVTIRNVELSITEEAFDRGLVHPEQVHRMTECTVAVVGSGPAGLAAAQQLTRAGHSVTVFERADAPGGLLRFGIPEYKLPASVMERRLDVMRAEGTQFRCGVEVGRDVTGDDLRRRFDAVVVTTGSTVPRDLPIPGRELRGVLPAMEYLVPANHAATGAPLTDAEVATGLDVVVIGGGDTGADCVGTAVRQGARSITQLEILAEPPHARPAEQPWPTYPTVFRVSTSHEEGGERVFAVSSLRLDGDDDGRVSGLHVVDVERVDGRFEPVAGTERVLPAQLVVLALGFVGPERGGLAEQLGLTTDARGAFERADDFSTATPGVFVAGDCGRGQSLVVWAIAEGRAAAAAVDHHLTGRSELPAPIRASTVAMRA, encoded by the coding sequence ATGGCCGACCCCCGTGGCTTCCTCAAGACGCGCGAGCGCGAGCTGCCCGCGGACCGCCCGGTCGCGGTGCGGATCCTCGACTGGGACGAGGTCCACGCGCACCCGCGCGGCGACGCGGCCTACCTCGAGACGCTGCACCGGCAGGCGGGACGCTGCATGGACTGCGGCGTGCCGTTCTGCCACCACGCGTGCCCGCTGGGCAACCTCATGCCCGAGTGGAACGACCTCACGTGGCGCGGCCAGTGGCAGGACGCGAGCGACCGGCTGCACCTGACGAACAACTTCCCCGAGATCACGGGCCGCCTGTGCCCCGCGCCGTGCGAGGCGGCGTGCGTGCTCGGCATCAACGAGCCGCCCGTGACGATCCGCAACGTCGAGCTGTCGATCACGGAGGAGGCGTTCGACCGCGGCCTGGTCCACCCCGAGCAGGTGCACCGGATGACGGAGTGCACGGTCGCGGTCGTCGGGTCGGGGCCTGCGGGCCTCGCGGCGGCGCAGCAGCTCACGCGGGCGGGGCACAGCGTCACGGTGTTCGAACGGGCGGACGCCCCGGGCGGCCTGCTGCGGTTCGGCATCCCCGAGTACAAGCTCCCGGCGTCGGTCATGGAGCGTCGTCTCGACGTCATGCGGGCCGAGGGGACGCAGTTCCGCTGCGGCGTCGAGGTCGGGCGCGACGTCACGGGCGACGACCTGCGGCGCCGGTTCGACGCGGTCGTCGTGACCACGGGCTCGACCGTCCCGCGCGACCTGCCGATCCCGGGCCGTGAGCTGCGCGGAGTGCTCCCGGCGATGGAGTACCTGGTCCCGGCGAACCACGCGGCGACCGGGGCGCCCCTGACCGACGCGGAGGTCGCGACGGGGCTCGACGTCGTCGTCATCGGCGGAGGCGACACCGGCGCGGACTGCGTCGGCACGGCGGTCCGCCAGGGCGCGCGCTCGATCACGCAGCTCGAGATCCTCGCGGAGCCGCCGCACGCCCGTCCGGCGGAGCAGCCCTGGCCGACGTACCCGACGGTGTTCCGCGTCTCGACGTCGCACGAGGAGGGCGGAGAGCGGGTCTTCGCGGTGAGCTCGCTGCGTCTCGACGGCGACGACGACGGCCGGGTCAGCGGTCTGCACGTCGTCGACGTGGAGCGTGTCGACGGACGGTTCGAGCCCGTCGCTGGCACGGAGCGGGTGCTCCCGGCACAGCTCGTCGTCCTGGCGCTCGGGTTCGTCGGGCCGGAGCGCGGCGGGCTGGCCGAGCAGCTGGGCCTGACGACGGACGCGCGCGGCGCGTTCGAGCGGGCCGACGACTTCTCCACCGCGACGCCGGGCGTGTTCGTCGCGGGCGACTGCGGGCGTGGTCAGTCGCTCGTCGTGTGGGCGATCGCCGAGGGACGTGCGGCGGCGGCTGCCGTCGACCACCACCTGACGGGCCGGTCGGAGCTCCCGGCCCCCATCCGCGCGAGCACGGTGGCGATGCGCGCCTGA
- a CDS encoding maleylpyruvate isomerase N-terminal domain-containing protein, protein MERDWAGARFAFAEAAGWFAATATQVGDRWDAPGLGEWDVRALVGHTSRALLTVEAYLEQPALDVEVPTATDYYRATRAIAAGPDVAERGRAAGAALGDDPAAAVAEIVDRVPPSLASRTGDELLTTVAGGMRLRDYLPTRTFELVVHTLDLAAALGEDAEPPALGAAEAVSVLADLAVADGHVGTLLRAATGRTALPHGFSVL, encoded by the coding sequence ATGGAGCGGGACTGGGCAGGGGCGCGGTTCGCGTTCGCCGAGGCGGCGGGCTGGTTCGCTGCGACCGCGACGCAGGTCGGGGACAGGTGGGACGCACCGGGGCTCGGCGAGTGGGACGTGCGTGCGCTCGTCGGGCACACCAGCCGGGCGCTGCTGACCGTCGAGGCGTACCTCGAGCAGCCGGCGCTGGACGTGGAGGTGCCGACGGCGACCGACTACTACCGCGCGACGCGCGCGATCGCGGCGGGGCCGGACGTCGCCGAGCGGGGGCGCGCGGCCGGCGCGGCGCTGGGCGACGACCCCGCGGCGGCGGTCGCGGAGATCGTCGACCGCGTGCCGCCGTCGCTCGCCTCGCGCACCGGCGACGAGCTGCTGACGACGGTCGCGGGCGGGATGCGGCTGCGCGACTACCTGCCGACCCGGACGTTCGAGCTCGTCGTGCACACGCTCGACCTGGCGGCGGCCCTCGGGGAGGACGCCGAGCCTCCGGCGCTCGGCGCGGCCGAGGCGGTGTCGGTGCTCGCGGACCTCGCGGTCGCCGACGGGCACGTGGGCACGCTGCTGCGCGCGGCGACCGGTCGGACGGCGCTGCCGCACGGCTTCAGCGTGCTCTGA